The Megasphaera stantonii genome includes a window with the following:
- the cas1c gene encoding type I-C CRISPR-associated endonuclease Cas1c: MRKLLNTLYITKPDVYLATQGENIVVREQQKTLARYPLHNLQDIVLFTYLGMSPQLMERCMEYGIGIAYMSPRGRLIARIQGSSKGNILLRRTQYRVADDPAQSLDIIRNIIAAKVYNEKWVMERYIRQYEHRLDGRRLQACSLQLTDMLEKVWGASALDTLRGFEGSAQALYFSCFDDMILNQKDDFTFGIRSRRPPLNRVNALLSFMYAVLANDVASALETVGLDAYAGFMHVDRPGRVSLALDVMEELRAPVADRFVLSLINKKVVDAGDFDAESNGAVMLNESGRKKVIAKWQERKKEELTHPYIKEKISWGLVPFLQASLLARFLRNDLDAYPPFLWK; this comes from the coding sequence ATGAGAAAGCTACTAAATACATTGTATATCACGAAGCCTGACGTGTATTTAGCGACGCAGGGAGAGAATATCGTCGTCCGGGAACAGCAGAAAACACTGGCCCGTTATCCCCTTCATAATTTGCAGGACATTGTACTGTTTACGTATTTGGGAATGAGCCCGCAGCTTATGGAACGGTGCATGGAATACGGCATCGGCATTGCCTATATGTCGCCGCGGGGACGTCTTATTGCTCGGATTCAGGGAAGCAGTAAGGGAAATATCCTGCTGCGGCGGACGCAGTACCGCGTAGCCGATGATCCGGCCCAATCATTGGATATTATCCGCAACATCATTGCGGCTAAAGTGTACAACGAAAAATGGGTCATGGAACGATATATTCGGCAGTATGAGCATCGGCTGGACGGCAGGCGTCTGCAGGCTTGTTCTCTGCAGCTGACGGATATGCTGGAAAAGGTTTGGGGCGCGTCTGCTTTGGATACGCTGAGAGGCTTTGAAGGCAGCGCTCAGGCTTTGTATTTTTCCTGTTTTGACGACATGATTTTAAATCAGAAAGACGATTTTACCTTTGGCATACGCTCGCGCCGGCCGCCATTGAACCGCGTCAATGCCCTTTTGTCCTTTATGTATGCCGTATTGGCCAACGACGTAGCCAGTGCGTTGGAGACGGTTGGCCTGGATGCTTATGCTGGATTTATGCACGTCGACCGACCGGGCCGCGTTTCGCTGGCTCTGGATGTGATGGAAGAATTGCGGGCTCCCGTTGCGGACCGCTTTGTCCTGTCCCTGATCAATAAAAAGGTCGTCGATGCTGGGGACTTCGACGCCGAGAGCAACGGGGCGGTCATGTTAAACGAATCGGGGCGCAAGAAAGTGATTGCCAAATGGCAGGAACGCAAAAAAGAAGAATTGACTCATCCCTATATAAAGGAAAAGATTTCCTGGGGATTAGTTCCGTTCCTGCAGGCGTCGTTATTAGCCCGGTTTTTGCGGAACGATTTGGACGCCTATCCGCCCTTTCTTTGGAAATAA
- the cas7c gene encoding type I-C CRISPR-associated protein Cas7/Csd2: MSSLTKKIDFVLFVSVRQANPNGDPLLGNMPRTDYEGYGEISDVCIKRKIRNRLQDMGQEIFVQANDRVDDACKSLEERYKAHFTSKETVEDVAAEACRRWIDVRSFGQVMTFQKKQSLGIRGPVSVSLGKSLSPVDVITMQITRSTNGMASESGKRSADTMGTKHFVDFGVYKITGSMNCYFAQRTGFSDEDAQLIRQALLSLFENDMSSARPEGSMTVEKLYWFVHPNALGIASSAKIHQLVQAQAPADEKVHDFSDYAVSVDEDRFNLYRQKGLTLEIEDGI; this comes from the coding sequence ATGAGCAGCTTGACGAAGAAAATAGATTTTGTGTTGTTTGTATCGGTACGGCAGGCAAATCCTAACGGCGATCCCTTATTGGGAAACATGCCTCGTACCGATTATGAAGGCTATGGGGAAATATCCGATGTCTGCATCAAACGAAAAATACGCAACAGGCTTCAGGACATGGGACAGGAAATTTTCGTACAGGCCAACGATCGGGTAGATGATGCCTGCAAGTCATTGGAAGAACGGTACAAGGCTCATTTTACGTCAAAAGAGACTGTTGAAGACGTTGCTGCGGAGGCATGCCGGCGGTGGATCGACGTGCGAAGCTTCGGACAGGTTATGACCTTCCAAAAAAAGCAGTCGTTGGGCATCCGGGGTCCCGTGTCTGTCAGCCTGGGGAAAAGCCTGTCCCCTGTCGATGTGATTACCATGCAGATTACAAGAAGCACAAACGGTATGGCCTCGGAAAGTGGAAAGCGGTCGGCCGATACGATGGGAACGAAGCATTTTGTGGATTTCGGCGTATATAAGATTACAGGCAGCATGAACTGCTATTTTGCACAGCGGACAGGCTTTTCCGACGAGGACGCCCAGCTGATTCGGCAGGCCCTGTTGTCCTTGTTTGAAAATGATATGTCGTCGGCTCGTCCCGAAGGCAGCATGACCGTAGAGAAATTGTATTGGTTTGTTCATCCCAATGCCTTAGGGATTGCCTCGTCGGCGAAGATTCATCAACTCGTGCAGGCGCAGGCTCCGGCCGATGAAAAAGTCCATGATTTCTCTGATTACGCCGTGTCTGTAGATGAAGACCGGTTCAACCTGTATCGGCAAAAGGGTCTGACATTAGAAATTGAAGACGGTATATGA
- a CDS encoding CRISPR-associated endonuclease Cas3'' codes for MDIEWDLLLAHWDAELKKGQYIKDHVRNTAEYMARIGKSLGLESICILIGLLHDAGKVNRDWQKYIRGEAASGGDHAGVGAWYVQHVLYKYVNNSVPADTYRWYGIYNEFLIYPILAHHGLYDVLKEMEDGSVCCWTEKRLKENERLILAHEELTSFIHVLDGWAGKWFKTSLFQLYQKGFAEWMDWHKAIQHMIGKSGKAVMQDADSRRQASLFYFGATVRLLTGILKEADVYDSANWALEERQQVYKDEELDAVWQQMGDNVERLYDLFHKAENPSLLNQVRTAMADDAYAAAAVTKDGCYRLPMPVGAGKTNASLRYALHHARTFHDRRIIYATAFLSVLEQNAKDIQDIIGKEHVLEHHSSVVADDCAGEEDEYEGAEYLRESWESPVILTTLVQLSNTLFKGQSACLRRFSKLIRSVIIIDEIQSLPVTCVHVYNLMMNFLTHMMGATIIHCTATPPGLDDEGALNYPCIYEKDEKGSPVALVDGSLMAAPVFARAQFYSLLGERFTQFLSTEQLVAHVMMQLEQEKSALIIVNTKKAVRKVYDAIADWLDAHDRPGECWYLTTNLCAAHRLERITRMKEELQKLREGSRQTPLICVSTNLIAAGVNIDFDVVYRSLTSLDGVLQAGGRCNRDGKRKIPGRVYLFMYMDETLEKMPVLQKEREASLEALRKVYGSKREEEALDIGACLDEYFRRLYHKNRQALDYPVQDGPFSQTLLQMLSENRDMAAQYRIGHRSSVPYLLRQRFKTAADAFQLIDNKEKTVIVPYKNEELIDEVFALVGDDGHPDFAALKPVLQKLQRYTVGMYDMKEYVQVIPELGIYLLDPEGYDEEFGLTKGEWSELIF; via the coding sequence ATGGATATTGAATGGGATTTGCTGCTGGCGCATTGGGATGCAGAACTGAAGAAAGGGCAGTATATCAAAGACCATGTGAGGAATACGGCTGAGTATATGGCTCGTATAGGTAAGTCTCTTGGGCTGGAATCTATCTGTATTCTTATCGGCCTTCTTCATGACGCAGGAAAGGTGAATCGTGATTGGCAGAAATATATCCGCGGCGAAGCGGCGTCGGGCGGGGATCACGCTGGCGTCGGAGCTTGGTATGTCCAGCATGTGTTGTATAAATATGTAAATAATTCCGTACCTGCCGATACGTATCGATGGTACGGCATATATAATGAATTTCTCATATATCCTATTCTGGCTCACCATGGATTGTATGATGTGCTCAAGGAAATGGAAGACGGTTCTGTCTGCTGCTGGACAGAAAAGAGGCTGAAAGAAAATGAGCGCCTTATCTTGGCGCATGAAGAGCTGACATCCTTTATCCATGTATTGGACGGTTGGGCTGGAAAATGGTTTAAGACATCCCTTTTTCAGCTGTATCAGAAGGGGTTTGCTGAATGGATGGATTGGCATAAAGCCATCCAGCACATGATTGGGAAATCGGGGAAAGCCGTTATGCAGGACGCAGACAGTCGGCGTCAGGCCAGCTTGTTTTATTTCGGCGCTACTGTACGGCTATTGACAGGCATCTTAAAAGAAGCTGACGTGTATGATTCGGCAAATTGGGCTTTGGAAGAAAGGCAGCAGGTATACAAAGACGAAGAATTAGACGCTGTTTGGCAGCAAATGGGCGATAACGTGGAGCGTTTGTACGACCTGTTTCATAAGGCTGAGAATCCGTCCTTGCTGAATCAGGTACGTACGGCCATGGCCGACGACGCATATGCGGCGGCAGCGGTAACGAAGGATGGCTGTTATAGGCTTCCTATGCCGGTAGGGGCGGGCAAGACGAACGCCTCTCTTCGCTATGCCCTGCATCACGCCCGTACGTTTCACGACCGAAGAATCATATATGCGACGGCGTTTTTGTCCGTGTTGGAGCAAAACGCCAAGGATATTCAGGATATCATCGGAAAGGAACATGTGCTGGAGCATCACAGCAGCGTCGTTGCCGATGACTGCGCGGGAGAAGAGGACGAATACGAAGGCGCCGAATATCTGCGGGAAAGCTGGGAATCGCCGGTTATACTGACGACGCTGGTACAGCTCAGCAATACGCTGTTCAAAGGGCAGTCGGCGTGCTTGAGGCGGTTTTCCAAGCTGATACGCTCCGTCATCATCATCGATGAAATACAGTCTCTCCCAGTGACGTGCGTACATGTGTATAACTTAATGATGAATTTCCTGACCCATATGATGGGCGCGACGATTATTCACTGTACGGCGACTCCGCCGGGCTTGGACGATGAAGGGGCTCTGAACTATCCCTGCATATATGAAAAGGACGAAAAGGGAAGTCCCGTCGCGTTAGTCGACGGGAGTCTCATGGCAGCGCCGGTTTTTGCGCGGGCTCAGTTTTATTCTCTTTTGGGCGAGCGATTTACACAGTTTTTATCTACGGAACAGCTCGTCGCCCATGTCATGATGCAGCTGGAGCAGGAAAAAAGCGCCTTGATTATTGTCAATACGAAAAAGGCCGTACGCAAAGTATACGACGCGATAGCCGATTGGCTCGATGCGCATGACCGGCCTGGGGAATGCTGGTATTTGACGACGAATTTATGCGCGGCCCATCGGCTGGAGCGCATTACGCGCATGAAAGAGGAATTGCAGAAGCTGCGGGAAGGCTCGAGGCAGACGCCGTTGATTTGCGTGAGTACCAATTTAATTGCCGCAGGCGTTAACATTGATTTTGACGTCGTATATCGTTCATTGACCAGCCTGGACGGCGTGCTGCAGGCCGGCGGCCGGTGCAACCGCGATGGAAAACGGAAGATTCCCGGACGGGTCTATTTGTTTATGTATATGGATGAAACGCTGGAAAAGATGCCTGTTTTGCAAAAAGAACGGGAGGCTTCGCTGGAAGCGCTGCGTAAGGTATATGGATCGAAGCGTGAAGAGGAAGCGTTAGATATAGGGGCATGCTTAGACGAATATTTTCGGCGTTTATATCATAAGAATCGGCAAGCGTTGGACTATCCGGTGCAGGACGGCCCGTTTTCCCAGACGCTGCTGCAGATGTTGTCTGAAAATCGGGATATGGCGGCGCAATACCGCATAGGACATCGCTCCTCTGTTCCGTATCTTCTGAGGCAGCGGTTTAAAACGGCGGCGGACGCCTTTCAGCTTATCGATAACAAGGAGAAGACTGTCATCGTTCCGTACAAGAACGAGGAGCTGATAGATGAAGTCTTTGCATTAGTCGGCGACGACGGCCATCCGGACTTTGCCGCGCTGAAGCCTGTGCTGCAGAAGCTGCAGCGATATACCGTCGGCATGTACGATATGAAAGAATACGTGCAGGTCATACCGGAGCTGGGAATATACCTGCTGGATCCAGAAGGATACGACGAAGAGTTTGGCTTGACGAAGGGAGAATGGAGCGAACTCATTTTTTAA
- the cas4 gene encoding CRISPR-associated protein Cas4, translating to MMKNVGQRNETEYLQLAGLQHFSFCRRQWALIHIEQQWAENYFTVDGAIKHTLVDEGLSDEKMGKKRVLRSLPVVSHELGIQGVCDAVELIEDEGGAYFSKYGACFIVYPVEYKRGKPKTIESDILQLTAQAMCLEEMMEVRVSQGAVFYFETRRREKVEFTDELRATVRNMAAEMNKYYRQGYTPKVRKSAKCRACSLQDICLPGLQKLESARSYVERTLGE from the coding sequence ATGATGAAAAACGTAGGACAACGAAACGAAACTGAATATTTGCAGCTTGCCGGCCTGCAGCATTTTTCTTTCTGCCGCCGGCAATGGGCCCTCATCCACATTGAGCAGCAATGGGCGGAAAACTACTTTACCGTCGACGGAGCGATTAAGCATACATTGGTAGATGAAGGGCTGAGCGATGAAAAGATGGGCAAGAAGCGCGTGCTGCGCTCCTTGCCTGTCGTATCTCACGAGTTGGGAATACAAGGCGTGTGCGACGCTGTAGAGCTGATAGAAGACGAGGGCGGAGCTTACTTCAGCAAATACGGCGCCTGCTTTATCGTATACCCCGTGGAATACAAGCGCGGGAAGCCGAAGACGATAGAAAGCGACATACTGCAGCTTACGGCTCAGGCTATGTGCCTGGAAGAAATGATGGAAGTCCGCGTCTCCCAAGGTGCGGTATTTTACTTTGAAACGCGCCGGCGGGAGAAAGTCGAATTTACGGACGAGCTGCGGGCAACGGTCAGGAATATGGCTGCCGAAATGAATAAGTACTACCGGCAGGGCTATACGCCGAAGGTGCGGAAAAGCGCAAAGTGCCGGGCTTGTTCGCTGCAGGATATCTGCCTTCCGGGACTGCAGAAATTAGAATCGGCCCGCTCGTACGTAGAGAGGACGTTGGGAGAATGA
- a CDS encoding ATP-binding protein: MIKREAYMSRIRPFIGSDLVKVLTGIRRCGKSVMLELIQEEIMASGVDPSQFISINFENMSNASLCTAQALHDEIICRAAKISGKIYLFFDEIQEVQNWETCINSFRVELDCDIYITGSNAKLLSGELATYLAGRYVEFVIYPFSFDEFIQLYRTIFPEADVRTCFNRYLTAGGMPYLANLRYEETACRQYLQDLFNSVELKDIVQRNKVRDVDMLERIIAYVTANIGTTFSSTAISKYLKSEGRSVSPETVLGYLKACTDAFLFYQVKRQDLRGKKILTVNEKYYVADHGVREAVFGGNQRDINLVLENIVYLELLRRGYVVTVGKVGDKEIDFICESQGNRLYIQVAYLLASEETIQREFGVYERVRDNYPKYVLTLDEFDMSRDGIKHRNIRDFLLEKEWR; this comes from the coding sequence ATGATTAAGCGGGAGGCGTACATGAGCCGTATTCGGCCGTTTATTGGAAGCGATTTGGTCAAAGTACTAACGGGTATTCGGCGCTGTGGAAAGTCTGTTATGCTGGAACTGATTCAGGAGGAGATAATGGCGTCTGGTGTAGATCCTTCTCAGTTTATATCTATTAACTTTGAAAATATGAGCAATGCCAGTCTTTGTACTGCTCAAGCCCTTCATGATGAAATCATCTGCAGAGCGGCTAAGATTTCAGGAAAGATATATCTCTTTTTTGATGAAATTCAAGAAGTGCAGAATTGGGAAACATGTATCAATTCCTTTCGGGTGGAGCTGGACTGCGATATTTATATTACAGGCTCTAATGCCAAGCTGCTTTCCGGCGAGCTGGCTACATATTTAGCCGGGCGATATGTGGAGTTCGTCATCTATCCCTTTTCTTTTGATGAATTCATTCAGCTGTACCGTACTATTTTCCCGGAAGCAGATGTCAGGACGTGTTTCAATCGTTATCTCACTGCTGGAGGAATGCCGTATTTAGCCAACCTGCGATATGAAGAAACTGCTTGCCGTCAGTACTTGCAGGATTTGTTTAACTCTGTAGAGCTTAAAGATATTGTTCAACGCAATAAAGTTCGCGACGTAGATATGCTGGAGAGGATTATTGCCTATGTGACGGCCAACATCGGCACTACCTTTTCATCTACAGCTATTTCTAAGTATTTGAAGAGCGAAGGGCGGTCCGTATCGCCGGAAACGGTTTTAGGATATTTGAAAGCCTGTACTGACGCCTTTTTGTTCTATCAAGTGAAGCGGCAGGATCTCCGGGGGAAGAAAATTCTTACGGTGAACGAGAAATACTATGTGGCCGACCATGGTGTGCGGGAGGCCGTGTTTGGCGGCAATCAGCGAGATATTAATTTGGTATTGGAAAATATTGTCTATTTGGAGCTGCTGCGCCGCGGGTATGTTGTAACCGTAGGTAAAGTTGGCGATAAAGAAATTGATTTTATCTGTGAATCGCAAGGTAATCGGCTGTATATCCAGGTCGCCTACTTGTTGGCGTCAGAGGAAACGATTCAACGAGAATTTGGCGTTTATGAGCGAGTTCGGGACAATTACCCTAAGTACGTTCTTACGCTGGATGAGTTTGACATGAGCCGGGACGGCATCAAGCATCGAAATATTCGCGATTTCCTGCTGGAAAAAGAGTGGAGATAG
- a CDS encoding IS30 family transposase produces the protein MDGGTSPPGTRWSLDACVGYARRNKLFTPEQIPCTKTLYNMLWANKLPLSLFEVPQVLKHKRRRKWVRKNKRMKGRSIEERPAVVDDGTEMGHWEVDTVVGRRAGREAVVFTAVEKVTRNYIAIRIPGRTCAGVEAALAQLQERYGAEYFSQIFKTMTADNGPEFENLSQFENLGTKIYFTHPYSSWERAQNERHNGLLRDFIPKGMSMERFSDEDILNMADTLNQRPRRVLGYHTPSELFDAFLDEVYASECVS, from the coding sequence ATGGATGGTGGAACGAGTCCGCCAGGAACACGCTGGTCACTGGATGCCTGCGTTGGCTATGCTAGGCGAAATAAGCTATTTACTCCGGAACAGATTCCCTGTACCAAGACGCTCTACAACATGCTTTGGGCTAACAAACTTCCACTGTCACTCTTCGAGGTACCGCAGGTCTTGAAGCACAAACGCCGCCGCAAATGGGTGCGTAAGAACAAACGTATGAAGGGTCGCTCCATTGAGGAACGTCCTGCCGTCGTCGATGATGGTACCGAGATGGGCCACTGGGAAGTGGATACGGTCGTTGGTCGGCGCGCAGGTCGTGAAGCAGTAGTCTTCACCGCTGTTGAAAAGGTTACGCGCAACTACATCGCTATCCGAATTCCTGGGCGTACCTGCGCCGGCGTTGAAGCTGCTCTTGCACAGTTGCAGGAGCGATATGGCGCAGAGTACTTCAGCCAGATCTTTAAGACGATGACGGCCGATAACGGTCCAGAGTTTGAGAACTTATCGCAGTTCGAGAACCTCGGTACCAAGATATACTTTACACATCCGTACAGCTCATGGGAGCGGGCTCAGAACGAACGCCACAATGGCCTGCTGAGGGATTTCATCCCAAAGGGCATGTCCATGGAGCGGTTCTCTGATGAGGATATCCTGAACATGGCAGATACGCTGAACCAGCGCCCACGGCGTGTTTTGGGCTACCATACGCCGTCAGAGCTATTTGATGCATTCCTCGATGAAGTTTATGCTAGTGAGTGTGTTTCCTGA
- the cas2 gene encoding CRISPR-associated endonuclease Cas2: MYILVSYDISTNSAAGKRRLRTAAKICLNYGQRVQNSVFECEVDEGQYLQLKHQLHEVIDESVDNLRFYRLGKHYKKTVESIGVDKRYDIEGPLIL, encoded by the coding sequence ATGTATATTCTAGTTTCGTACGATATCAGTACGAATTCAGCGGCAGGAAAACGCCGCCTGCGGACGGCTGCTAAGATATGTTTAAACTATGGGCAGCGCGTTCAAAACTCTGTATTTGAATGCGAAGTAGACGAAGGACAATATTTGCAGCTGAAACACCAATTACATGAGGTGATTGACGAATCTGTCGATAATTTGCGTTTCTATCGCCTCGGGAAACACTATAAAAAGACCGTAGAATCCATCGGCGTCGACAAACGATATGACATAGAAGGCCCGTTGATTCTGTAG
- the cas5c gene encoding type I-C CRISPR-associated protein Cas5c yields the protein MFQSNPFYMKISGPYALFTDPMSKANGEKFTYQVPTAQALQGIVEAVYWKPTLRYVVDEVKVLKPIQTETKNILVPMVNGDKDLSYYTYLKDVAYAVKFHFEWADRPDMEKDRNEKKHEQILLRSMKRGGRHDIFLGTRECIGEVERLRASEYEGLTTPFSGKMSFGIMFHSFSYQERMKKGGLAGTLYSQFAPIVMNDGVITFIRPEECFIRHELRDYHVKEFTEDMYMSVDEQWNLYDEEGGMADESASGAASDV from the coding sequence ATGTTTCAATCCAACCCATTTTACATGAAGATAAGCGGCCCCTATGCGTTGTTCACCGACCCGATGAGCAAGGCGAATGGGGAAAAATTTACCTACCAAGTCCCGACGGCCCAAGCGCTGCAGGGCATCGTCGAAGCCGTGTATTGGAAGCCGACGCTGCGGTATGTAGTCGACGAAGTCAAAGTATTGAAACCGATTCAGACGGAGACGAAAAACATACTTGTACCCATGGTGAATGGGGATAAAGATTTGAGTTATTACACGTATTTAAAAGACGTGGCCTACGCCGTGAAATTTCATTTTGAGTGGGCCGACCGGCCGGATATGGAAAAGGATCGGAATGAAAAGAAACACGAGCAAATATTGCTGCGATCGATGAAACGCGGCGGACGGCACGATATCTTCCTGGGGACGAGGGAATGCATCGGCGAAGTAGAACGGCTGCGGGCCAGCGAATACGAAGGGCTGACGACGCCATTTTCTGGAAAGATGTCCTTCGGCATCATGTTCCATTCCTTTTCCTATCAGGAGCGAATGAAAAAAGGAGGCCTTGCCGGCACGCTGTATTCGCAGTTTGCGCCGATCGTCATGAATGACGGCGTCATTACATTTATACGGCCGGAAGAATGCTTCATTCGCCATGAACTCCGCGATTATCATGTAAAAGAATTTACGGAAGACATGTATATGTCCGTTGACGAACAATGGAACCTATATGACGAGGAGGGAGGAATGGCCGATGAATCTGCTTCAGGCGCTGCTTCAGACGTATAA
- the cas8c gene encoding type I-C CRISPR-associated protein Cas8c/Csd1 produces the protein MNLLQALLQTYNAAEAAGLVDVWKESEPMLLPLYHSSRQSRGEDIVQLTISRDGMFLQGRFLTKGEYTVFPVSEGSLIRTANDCPHFLCDEFSYLAPVEKKKGARHSLYMKQLQDLGEYEKCHRNEDFQSICTYLMSGTIRRDVLRTVQICCGEQAYDVEGDVVSWQEEEKGKGKTRQISLEDLFITFAVERSDGAVSVSQNRELHRFFIDYVQYTNRDKPVEPCDVSGLPMYCVSSHRGVVGTAKLIGISNHKEAYIGRFTKGEQVFHLGYETSQRIHNMLKYLLDTKRYSEYIGGGANVVSWMTGDLPLGGAPIMKDMEEEERDDILESVVMGEIAVEPVPIRRTEEEVLHGKDSKTIAQYFAGKKDAGDEIFDNYFCVLVLEKVNNGRMAVKYFRAFPKADIKQRAEAWYESMKWPGWSAKKKAFVLKTPSVYSVVHFLYGQETEKGIICANDKVRRAAIERLLPCILERKPLPADMMRTAFFRLTNRQSYRQYWPQALLMGCGIVKKYYWDHEMWNQKIPILNDKGAILRMDKRSFAYGRLLSVYEKMETAALESKSGGEEKKKENSNLRVTNAARLWSSMIHRPYRTISILEERTQYCKAILSKQKPGYKVYFEKILAELYTEIMEYEGDGQHHEKTANSDFILGYYYQQQQFYKKKDEGADARRQEGGTAV, from the coding sequence ATGAATCTGCTTCAGGCGCTGCTTCAGACGTATAACGCTGCTGAAGCGGCGGGATTAGTCGACGTGTGGAAAGAATCAGAGCCTATGCTGCTGCCGCTGTACCACTCGAGCCGCCAGAGCCGGGGCGAAGATATCGTGCAGCTGACTATCAGCCGGGACGGGATGTTTTTGCAGGGCCGTTTTTTGACAAAAGGTGAATATACGGTCTTTCCCGTGTCGGAAGGCTCTCTCATCCGCACGGCCAACGACTGCCCCCATTTTCTGTGCGACGAGTTTTCCTATCTTGCGCCTGTAGAAAAAAAGAAGGGCGCCCGCCACAGCTTATATATGAAACAGCTTCAGGACCTAGGGGAGTATGAGAAATGCCATCGCAATGAAGATTTCCAAAGCATATGTACCTACCTCATGTCGGGGACTATCCGACGGGACGTGCTGCGTACGGTCCAAATCTGCTGCGGCGAGCAGGCCTACGACGTTGAGGGAGACGTCGTCTCCTGGCAGGAAGAAGAAAAAGGGAAAGGTAAAACACGGCAAATTTCTTTGGAAGATTTGTTCATTACCTTTGCCGTAGAACGCAGCGACGGAGCCGTATCGGTTTCGCAGAATCGGGAACTCCATCGATTTTTTATAGACTACGTGCAGTATACAAACCGCGATAAGCCTGTAGAACCATGCGACGTTTCCGGCCTTCCCATGTACTGCGTGTCGTCCCATCGCGGCGTCGTCGGCACGGCGAAGCTGATAGGCATCAGCAATCATAAGGAAGCGTACATAGGGCGTTTTACCAAGGGGGAGCAAGTCTTTCACTTGGGCTACGAAACGTCGCAGCGGATTCATAATATGCTGAAATACTTATTGGATACGAAGCGGTACAGCGAGTATATCGGCGGCGGAGCCAACGTCGTTTCGTGGATGACCGGAGATTTGCCCTTAGGCGGCGCTCCGATCATGAAGGACATGGAAGAAGAGGAGCGGGATGATATCCTCGAAAGCGTCGTCATGGGAGAAATCGCCGTAGAGCCTGTTCCCATACGGCGTACGGAAGAAGAGGTACTGCACGGGAAAGATAGCAAGACCATCGCCCAGTATTTTGCCGGCAAGAAAGACGCCGGAGATGAGATTTTCGATAACTACTTCTGCGTTCTCGTACTGGAAAAGGTCAATAACGGCAGGATGGCCGTAAAGTATTTCCGCGCGTTTCCCAAAGCCGACATAAAGCAGCGGGCCGAGGCCTGGTACGAAAGCATGAAATGGCCCGGATGGTCGGCAAAAAAGAAAGCCTTCGTGTTAAAAACACCGTCGGTGTACTCTGTCGTCCATTTCCTGTACGGCCAGGAAACGGAGAAGGGGATTATCTGCGCGAACGATAAGGTACGGCGGGCGGCTATTGAACGGCTGCTGCCCTGTATCCTGGAAAGAAAGCCCTTGCCGGCCGATATGATGCGAACGGCGTTTTTCCGCCTTACGAACCGTCAGTCCTATAGGCAATACTGGCCCCAGGCGTTGCTGATGGGCTGCGGCATCGTCAAGAAATATTATTGGGATCATGAGATGTGGAATCAGAAGATTCCCATATTGAACGATAAAGGAGCGATACTGCGTATGGACAAGCGAAGCTTTGCTTACGGGCGATTGTTGTCCGTGTATGAAAAAATGGAAACGGCGGCCTTGGAAAGTAAGAGCGGCGGCGAAGAAAAGAAAAAAGAAAACTCCAATCTGCGCGTTACCAACGCGGCGCGCTTGTGGTCCTCCATGATACACCGCCCGTATCGGACGATTTCTATTTTAGAAGAGCGGACCCAGTATTGTAAGGCCATCCTGAGCAAGCAGAAGCCAGGATACAAGGTCTATTTTGAGAAGATATTGGCTGAGCTGTATACTGAAATTATGGAATATGAAGGGGACGGGCAGCATCATGAGAAGACGGCCAATTCCGATTTCATATTAGGCTATTATTATCAGCAGCAGCAATTTTATAAGAAAAAAGACGAAGGGGCCGACGCGCGGCGGCAAGAAGGAGGAACGGCGGTATGA